One genomic segment of Arachis duranensis cultivar V14167 chromosome 4, aradu.V14167.gnm2.J7QH, whole genome shotgun sequence includes these proteins:
- the LOC107483321 gene encoding gibberellin 2-beta-dioxygenase 2 encodes MVVASPNSIQTEKIVSINLPTIDLSKERATVAKLIVKASEEYGFFNVINHRIPQHIIDNMEEAGFDFFAKPASQKAKLASNYDSVRLGYGCKNIGFNGDVGEVEYLLLNGSASHISKISTTISNDPSNFRYRVVSAYRDAVEELACEILELMAEGLGVPNTSIFTTFINHPDSDSLLRFNHYPPLPPSLAFGDHSDPQIITLLRSNPVSGLQISLQHGLWIPVLPDPKAFSVNVGDLLQVMTNGRFVSVRHRAVTNSEKARMSIAYFGAPPLNACIVAPPEMVTPERPSLLFRAFTWAEYKKATYSLRLGDTRIDLFRN; translated from the exons CAAAGCTGATCGTGAAAGCCAGCGAAGAGTATGGATTCTTCAACGTCATCAACCACCGGATTCCTCAACACATAATAGACAACATGGAGGAAGCCGGCTTCGACTTCTTCGCCAAGCCGGCTTCCCAAAAGGCGAAACTTGCATCCAATTACGATAGCGTTCGGCTAGGGTATGGATGCAAGAACATAGGGTTCAATGGCGACGTTGGTGAGGTGGAATACCTCCTTTTAAATGGAAGTGCTTCTCATATTTCTAAGATTTCCACAACCATCTCCAATGACCCATCAAACTTCAG GTATAGGGTGGTGAGTGCATACAGAGATGCAGTGGAGGAGTTAGCATGTGAGATATTGGAGCTGATGGCAGAGGGTTTGGGGGTCCCCAACACTTCCATCTTCACAACCTTCATCAACCACCCTGATAGCGACTCACTCCTCAGATTCAATCACTACCCCCCACTTCCACCTTCTCTTGCCTTTGGGGACCATTCTGACCCTCAGATCATAACCCTTCTCAGATCCAACCCTGTTTCTGGCCTCCAAATTTCCCTCCAACATGGTCTGTGGATCCCAGTCCTTCCTGACCCCAAAGCTTTCTCTGTTAACGTCGGTGATTTATTACAG GTTATGACAAATGGAAGATTTGTGAGTGTCCGGCACAGGGCGGTGACAAACTCAGAGAAGGCAAGAATGTCAATAGCATATTTTGGGGCTCCGCCACTCAATGCGTGTATCGTTGCTCCGCCGGAGATGGTTACACCAGAGAGGCCCTCCCTACTGTTTAGGGCATTCACTTGGGCTGAGTACAAGAAAGCCACCTACTCTCTTAGGCTTGGAGACACCCGCATTGACCTCTTTAGGAATTGA